One segment of Solanum stenotomum isolate F172 chromosome 1, ASM1918654v1, whole genome shotgun sequence DNA contains the following:
- the LOC125855900 gene encoding uncharacterized protein LOC125855900, translating to MVTKRSNRTLQLKYAFHKHPAIGLGFKLTMQQMTDLRYLLPPTTTTPTPTPTRKSTPAPTLLISIPLQAPAIANVIVPYYCYLLPPTAPATATSYNSYYCYYYYYCYCPLLPPTTHATATVPYYCYLLQLLLLLLAPATATAPYYLLQHLLMLRLLPPTTPSTAATTVCLLLFPTSSLISSSKVNSFNFSIPLPDETPSTPVCRVDETGESTTPFTEAVTSPAVPSEEILPCSPTLILSDKKSQNSEAQSVAKVVEGPSTEEVDVASRGVSSAMSERFF from the exons atGGTCACTAAAAGAAGCAACCGAACTCTACAACTGAAGTATGCATTCCACAAGCATCCTGCAATAGGTCTAGGCTTTAAGTTAACAATGCAACAAATGACAGATCTAAG GTACTTGCTACCTCCTACTACTACTACTCCTACTCCTACTCCTACTCGTAAGTCTACCCCTGCTCCTACTCTACTCATAAGCATACCCCTGCAAGCTCCTGCTATTGCTAATGTTATTGTCCCCTACTACTGCTACCTGCTACCTCCTACAGCTCCAGCTACTGCTACCTCCTACAACTCCTACTACTGCTACTACTACTATTATTGCTACTGTCCCTTGCTACCTCCTACAACTCATGCTACTGCTACTGTCCCCTACTATTGCTACCTCCTACAGCTCCTGCTACTGCTACT AGCTCCTGCTACTGCTACTGCCCCTTACTACCTCCTACAACACCTGCTAATGCTACGGCTACTGCCTCCTACAACTCCTTCTACTGCTGCTACCACTGTTTGCCTTCTTCTATTCCCGACATCAAGCCTGATTAGCTCGAGTAAAGTGAA TTCCTTCAACTTCTCAATACCCCTTCCAGATGAAACTCCTTCGACTCCAGTTTGTAGAGTTGATGAAACAGGTGAATCCACCACTCCCTTTACTGAAGCCGTGACATCTCCTGCGGTCCCTTCTGAGGAGATTCTGCCCTGTTCCCCCACTTTAATTTTGTCCGATAAAAAATCCCAAAACTCAGAGGCACAATCTGTTGCGAAAGTTGTTGAGGGACCTAGTACTGAAGAGGTAGATGTGGCTTCTAGGGGTGTATCCTCCGCAATGTCTGAAAGATTTTTTTAG